The Deltaproteobacteria bacterium region GTACACCACGTCGACGTCTCGATCGGGCGGCGCCGGACAAAATGCATTGTCCTCGGTCGCCGGCAAGTACACGAGCCCGGCGTAGCGGCCGGTTTCGTCCGCCGGGCCGGTTCGACCGGCCATCACGTTCGAATCGACGTAGACCGGATAGACCGGATCGGTCACGGCGACGACCGCGTCCGCCGCGAACAGCTCCTGAATGTTGCCGCTGTCGCACTTGCTGCCGTCGGACACGAACACCTCGTCCGCCGCGACGTCGACGCCGCGAGCGGCAAAGTCGTGCTGCCGGATCGCATCGATGAGAAAGTCGTAGCCGCGCTCGGGTCCGTAGCCGCGAAACGTGTCCCGGCGGCCCATCTCGTCGACCGCGGCATGCATCGCGTCGACGATGGCGGGCGCCAGCGGCTCGGTCACGTCGCCGATCCCGAGCTTGATGATCCGCGCCTCCGGGTGCTCCGCGCCGAACGCGGCGACGCGCCGCGCGATCTCCGGAAACAGGTAGCCGGCCTTCAGCTTGCCAAAGTGGTCGTTGACGCGCGCCATGGCGGCGGACCATACCATCGCCGCCGGACCGGGAGCGCCCGGCGGCTACCCCGCACGTACCCGCCGCGGCATGGCCGAGGAGCCGCCGGCGCGGGACGCCGGTCGCGTTCCGCCGCACCTTCCCGTCGCGCCGCCCTGTTTTCGCCGTCGCACAGCCGTTGCACCCGCGCGGCGCGGCGGAACCTCGCCCCTTTACCGCACCCGGCGGCCCGCCGGGCGGAACGGGCCCACCCGATCGCGCCACCGGAGCCGCGCGGGTCGAGTACACTGCCGGCAATGGTCGAGTGTGCGGTGTGTGGCCAGCCGGTCGACGGCGCGCATGTGCTGTGTAGCGCGTGCGCCGGGCAGATTGCACCGGACGTCGATCTGTGCCCCGAACAGATCGTGTCGCGCGTGACGGCGCCATCCGACGCCGCCCTCATCGACCCGTGGGGGCGCGTCCATCGCATCGCCGACACGACGGTCGTCGGGCGCCAGGTCGCCTCCGACGGCATCGCGATCCTGTCCAGTTCGGTGTCGCGGCGGCACGCCGAGCTGCGACACGATCCTACGCTCGACACGTTCGTCTTGCGCGACCTCGGCAGCACCAACGGCACGGTCGTCGGCGACATCGAGATCGACGCGCCGACGGCACTGCGACCGGGCGACCGCGTCACGTTCGGCACCGTGGGGTTCTACTTCGTGGCGGACACGGTTTCGTTGACACCGGAACTAGAACCCGCGCACCAGACGGTGAGGCCAGCCGACTTCGTCGCCCCCGCGCCGGCGCCGGGCGAAGACACGCTCGTCGGCCTGCCGACGGCGCCGATCCGCGTCGTCGAAGCGAGCGGCGGTGGCGGCGGCTTCGTCGAGGTGATGGGCCGCCGCGTGCAACTCACCCCGAGCCAGCTCGAACTCGTGCGCATCCTGATCGATCGCATGCAGTCGGAGGCCCACCAGCCCGAGCCGGTGCGCGGTTTCGTCCATTCCACGGAGTTGATCGCGCGCCTGCCGTGGGACACTCCGCACCCGACGGACAATCACCTCAAGCAGCTCGTGCGACGCGTCCGCCGGGCGCTGGTCAAAGCCGGCGTCGGCAATCTCATCCACTCGCAGCACCGCCTCGGCTACCGCCTCCGCGTCGTCCCGTCCCCGCCGGCCGGCCCGCCGGCATCACGCCCCGGCTGAACGGCGCGCAGCTCGGTGCCGTCGCCGGCGCGCGGCGAGCGACCTGCCGCGTCCACCGCCGGACAGGTCGCGCCGGGTCGGCGCGCACGCGTCACGGCGGCGGAGCCGCGCTGCGCGCGCGCCGGGTCGGCCCCGCCCCCGGTGGCGCATGACCGAGCCGATGGTGCAGATCGGCCGCCAGGGCGTCGCGCGTCCGCTCCGGCAGCGACACGGCCGTATGCACGCCTGCGGGACCGAGGCGGAGCGCGAGCACCGCGGGTCGCCGCCGGTCCCGCAGCGCCGCGACGGCGTCGCGACCGACCGCGAACCGCACGTAGTGCACGGGGCACCCCGCGTCGGGCGGCGGCGCGATCGGCTCGGCGCGTGCGACGCGATCGCCGAGCCGGATGGCCAACGCGGACCCCGGATCGGCGGCGAGTCGGCTCGCCAACGCGAGCGCGTCCGCGCGCGCGCCGCCGCAAATGAGGACCGTCGCGCGCAGATCGCCCGGGCGCGGAACGAGCACCTCGGCCTCGGCGGCGATGCGGGCGAGAAACGCGGCATCCCAGCGGCCCTCGGCGCGCGCCCACTCGTGCAGCCAGTACAAGACGGTGCTGCGGTTTTCGAACTGCACCGACACGTGAGGGCCGATCCAGACCCGCCGGCGGCGTTTGAGCGCGATGCACGCCGCCTGCAACGGCGCGCGCACGCGCGCGTATTCGCCAGGCCCGAGCAGATCCGCCGCCGTCACCGCGGGCCCGAACGCGCGGCCGGCGGCGCCCGCCCCGCCTGGGTCGCGGACGGCCATTACCGACCCCTCTCCGCGCCCACCGGCGGCCGGAGCCGGCTGCGTTCCAGGGCGTCCCGGCGGAGCGGGCGAGCCGTCCCCGCCGCCTGCGCGCTCCCGACAAGGCCACCTCGACGACATGCCGTGCGCCGTCAACTCAGTTCACGATCTCGTCGGTCTCAGCGGACCGCTTGTTGCCGTCGAGTTGCGCGAGAGCCTCGTCGACCGCCGTCGCCAGCAGCCGCAAACCGGCCGGCGACAGCAGCAGCACGGCCGGTCCAAGTTGTAGGTGCACGCAGCCGTTGCGGCACAGCGCGATGTGCGGTTCGATGGTCGGAACGAAACACGAGTTCGCCATGAGTTCCTCCTGCGCGGTGGTCGACGTCGCCGGCGGTGCCCCGGGGTCGCCCCCGGGTGCTCCTCCGCGACCGCCCTGGGACCGCCAGCCCATGCGGGAACAATATTGAAAACGAAAGTCAATGTCAATCCATAATACCTCCTCATGGTCGGGGCGCCGGCCGGTGCCGTTCCAGCCGCGCCCGCACGCGCGGGCGAGCCGCATGCTTTAGCATCGCCGCATGACCTGGCTCGAGCGCGCGCGGCGCCTGCCCCTGCGCACGGTGGCCGCGCTCGCGACGATTGGCTTGATCGCGGCGGCCGTATCGACCATTCACTTCGGCGAATCGCTCGACTACCTCGACGTGACCGTCCTGTCCGGCCCGCGCGGGGGCAACTACGCAGCGGTCGTCGACCGCGTCGCGCGCCGCGCCGCCTCGCGCGGCGGCACCGTCCGGCCCGTGACGTCGGCCGGCTCCGTCGACAACCTGCGCCGCCTCGCTGCAGCAGCGGACGATTGCTCGGTCGACTTCGCCCTCGCACAAGCCGGCGTGCCCATCCCCGACGACGCGGGCATCGAACTGATCGGCCGGCTACCGCGCACCGAGGCCGTGTTGCTCATCGGCCGCGACGCCGGGTCCCTCGAGCGGTTCGACCAACTCCGCGGACTGCGCGTCGGCGTCGGTCCGGCGGGCTCCGGTACCGATCATCTCGCCCG contains the following coding sequences:
- a CDS encoding DUF3501 family protein, which encodes MTAHGMSSRWPCRERAGGGDGSPAPPGRPGTQPAPAAGGRGEGSVMAVRDPGGAGAAGRAFGPAVTAADLLGPGEYARVRAPLQAACIALKRRRRVWIGPHVSVQFENRSTVLYWLHEWARAEGRWDAAFLARIAAEAEVLVPRPGDLRATVLICGGARADALALASRLAADPGSALAIRLGDRVARAEPIAPPPDAGCPVHYVRFAVGRDAVAALRDRRRPAVLALRLGPAGVHTAVSLPERTRDALAADLHHRLGHAPPGAGPTRRARSAAPPP
- a CDS encoding FHA domain-containing protein → MVECAVCGQPVDGAHVLCSACAGQIAPDVDLCPEQIVSRVTAPSDAALIDPWGRVHRIADTTVVGRQVASDGIAILSSSVSRRHAELRHDPTLDTFVLRDLGSTNGTVVGDIEIDAPTALRPGDRVTFGTVGFYFVADTVSLTPELEPAHQTVRPADFVAPAPAPGEDTLVGLPTAPIRVVEASGGGGGFVEVMGRRVQLTPSQLELVRILIDRMQSEAHQPEPVRGFVHSTELIARLPWDTPHPTDNHLKQLVRRVRRALVKAGVGNLIHSQHRLGYRLRVVPSPPAGPPASRPG